Proteins encoded within one genomic window of Christensenellaceae bacterium:
- a CDS encoding D-alanyl-D-alanine carboxypeptidase, whose amino-acid sequence MTKKLILFSILTLALFLGVLGLNLGFNNTAAGWSETPTAWSSAKSMVVLSADDGKMLYSKNENEKLAMASTTKIATCITVIENCDNLDKLVDTPKEATLTEGTSIYLKETEKLSIRQLLYGLMLQSGNDAAVALAISVGGSVEGFASLMNDMAKRAGAENTHFVNPHGLDHKDHYTTALDLGKITAQALKNKDFAEIVSTKKYKIEKTEHNNERYLGNKNKLLNSLEGCVGVKTGFTSKAGRCLVSACKRGDMTVVCVVLNCGPMFEESATLLGQSFEEYTYVNILDDHTIVGEVMVENGEKSAAKVYNKEGFGAVLKKEDAENINVEYDFEKTLEAPIKKDQIVGEYKVFVNKDLQFCSKLYIMEEVDNLDITDKLKNIIEKWN is encoded by the coding sequence ATGACAAAAAAGCTTATACTGTTCAGCATTTTAACTTTGGCACTGTTTTTAGGTGTTTTGGGCCTAAATTTAGGTTTTAATAACACTGCGGCTGGGTGGTCGGAGACTCCGACCGCATGGTCAAGCGCCAAATCTATGGTGGTTTTGAGCGCGGACGACGGAAAAATGCTTTATAGCAAAAACGAAAATGAAAAACTGGCCATGGCAAGCACTACAAAAATTGCCACCTGCATTACGGTCATTGAAAACTGTGACAACCTTGACAAGCTCGTGGATACGCCCAAAGAAGCTACGCTAACCGAAGGCACTTCAATATATCTTAAAGAAACCGAAAAGCTTAGCATAAGGCAGCTGCTTTATGGACTTATGCTGCAGTCGGGCAACGATGCTGCTGTTGCACTTGCTATATCTGTAGGCGGTAGCGTTGAAGGCTTTGCTTCTCTTATGAATGATATGGCAAAGCGGGCAGGGGCCGAAAATACACATTTTGTCAACCCTCACGGGCTGGACCACAAAGACCATTATACAACAGCGCTGGACCTGGGAAAAATCACGGCTCAGGCTTTGAAGAACAAGGATTTTGCCGAAATCGTTTCAACAAAAAAATATAAGATAGAAAAGACCGAACACAACAACGAACGCTATCTTGGCAACAAAAATAAGCTATTAAACAGCCTTGAAGGCTGCGTAGGTGTTAAAACGGGGTTTACTTCAAAGGCGGGCAGATGTCTTGTTTCGGCTTGCAAGCGAGGTGATATGACGGTGGTGTGCGTGGTTCTTAACTGCGGACCTATGTTTGAAGAAAGTGCTACGCTGCTGGGTCAGAGCTTTGAAGAATATACTTACGTAAACATTTTGGATGATCACACCATTGTGGGTGAGGTTATGGTTGAAAACGGAGAAAAATCCGCCGCCAAGGTTTATAACAAAGAAGGCTTCGGAGCAGTTTTAAAAAAAGAGGATGCCGAAAACATTAACGTAGAGTATGATTTTGAAAAAACTCTTGAGGCACCCATAAAAAAAGATCAGATTGTTGGAGAATATAAAGTTTTTGTGAACAAAGACTTGCAATTTTGCTCAAAGTTGTATATTATGGAGGAGGTAGATAATCTCGATATTACCGACAAACTAAAAAATATAATAGAAAAATGGAACTGA
- a CDS encoding DUF751 family protein — MHKKNTTNIAAVFWQPAVPAGSDWIDVIKIYINVSKYARFFISISLGIGDFSKNQLSASSAS; from the coding sequence GTGCATAAAAAAAATACCACAAACATTGCTGCGGTATTTTGGCAGCCGGCAGTTCCTGCCGGCAGTGATTGGATAGATGTCATAAAAATTTATATCAATGTATCAAAATATGCAAGGTTTTTTATTTCAATATCATTAGGCATTGGAGATTTTTCCAAAAACCAATTGTCTGCGTCAAGTGCATCCTGA